Genomic segment of Candidatus Hydrogenedentota bacterium:
TCTCCCTCTGCTGCGCGCGGCTTCCGGCAGGTTGTGTCTGGTCAGCTCCAATAACGGGTTTCTCGCGGTGCCGTTCATGGCGCCGTATTCGGCGTCCAAATTCGCAGTGGAAGCGATAGGCGATTGCCTGCGCGTGGAACTCGCGCCGTGGGATATCCGGGTCAGCCTGGTAGAACCCGGCGCGATCCAGACGCCAATCTGGGAGAAAGCCAAGGCGGAAAACGAGGCCATGCTTGCGCGCATGCCTCGCGAATGCCAGGCGCTCTACGACGACGCGATTGAGCTGCTGCGCAAAGAAGCGGACAAAGCGGCCCGCCGCGCTTCGCCCGTGCGCGTTGTGGCCGAATGCGTGGTGCACGCCATAACCGCGCGCAGGCC
This window contains:
- a CDS encoding SDR family oxidoreductase, whose product is MNKRYALVTGASTGIGYASAIALAEKGFHVFAGVRKDADVERIRAEGGGKLEPVMLDVTSADQVKSAAAYVRGTVGEAGLHGLVNNAGIGVAGPLEFIPMEDFDRQLRVNVTGVVAVTQAFLPLLRAASGRLCLVSSNNGFLAVPFMAPYSASKFAVEAIGDCLRVELAPWDIRVSLVEPGAIQTPIWEKAKAENEAMLARMPRECQALYDDAIELLRKEADKAARRASPVRVVAECVVHAITARRP